One Vanessa atalanta chromosome 20, ilVanAtal1.2, whole genome shotgun sequence genomic window carries:
- the LOC125071828 gene encoding vanin-like protein 2 isoform X3, with translation MAGISLLIFMCLLGFSTQRSTPEDTSYTAAVVEYQVQSNSTINLKNYVVLIQDASAQGADIVVFPEMTLTRRESVVVPINGTLKEYPIPALQPEMYDEILVSISEAARQNQIYVVINVQEVLNCTDDATVEYCPERKLYLFNTNVVFDRNGAVIDRYRKINLFGEATRTPALTPDLGIFETDFGVTFGHYICFDLMFQVPAVQVVEKKNITDIVFTTMWFSEMPYLTAVQIQQAYAHSMNVNFLASGANNVGVGSAGSGIYSGKAGALISIMPGVPTTRLLVSKVPKVPGEVEGTYPGPIYDDPSTHDDLILITDPSLPSHVTRLLREESEDFTLFDKDVLCHFQVKLRKRAGATGPFYRAFVQDGVNVYAKRPVGNVGCLIVACKTEDPKSCAYRFKKTEENIVVEKLEIEMTTYSKHYNSTLNCDDIMYYPTSMRNNKFPLNPINFTYTMNETPKESEENNEILKQKTREHITYKLNSPQKELVSFGVWGRIFNRDGKISYNPSNDDINKYIEIENHIFDIGDKKKH, from the exons CGCTCAACTCCTGAGGATACCAGCTACACGGCAGCGGTAGTCGAGTATCAAGTGCAATCAAATTCAACCATCAACTTGAAAAATTACGTTGTACTAATTCAAGATGCCAGTGCGCAG GGTGCAGATATCGTGGTGTTTCCTGAAATGACGCTGACAAGAAGAGAGAGTGTGGTTGTACCGATCAATGGTACACTAAAGGAGTACCCTATTCCAGCGTTACAACCTGAAATGTATGATGAG ATCCTGGTCTCCATATCAGAAGCAGCTAGACAAAACCAGATCTACGTAGTTATCAACGTACAAGAGGTTCTTAACTGCACTGACGATGCAACAGTGGAGTACTGTCCGGAACGGAAGCTGTATTTGTTCAACACTAACGTTGTTTTCGACCGAAATGGAGCTGTAATTGacag ataTCGTAAGATCAATCTATTTGGTGAAGCAACACGGACGCCTGCATTGACGCCTGACTTAGGAATATTTGAGACGGACTTTGGTGTAACGTTCGGTCACTACATATGCTTCGACCTCATGTTCCAAGTGCCAGCTGTGCAAGTGGTCGAGAAGAAAAACATCACGGATATCGTATTTACGACGATGTGGTTCTCAGAAATGCCTTATTTAACTG CTGTTCAAATTCAACAGGCGTACGCACATTCTATGAATGTAAATTTTCTTGCATCCGGAGCTAACAATGTAGGCGTTGGTAGTGCAG GGTCAGGTATCTACTCTGGAAAAGCTGGTGCCCTAATAAGTATTATGCCAGGAGTACCGACCACAAGATTGCTCGTTTCTAAAGTACCTAAAGTTCCTGGAGag GTGGAGGGTACATATCCAGGTCCAATTTACGATGATCCATCCACCCATGATGACTTGATTCTGATAACGGATCCATCTTTGCCTTCTCACGTGACGAGGTTGCTGAGGGAAGAGTCTGAAGACTTTACACTTTTCGATAAAGATGTCTTGTGTCACTTCCAAGTTAAGTTGCGCAAAAGGGCTGGAGCAACA GGTCCATTTTATAGAGCTTTTGTCCAGGACGGCGTAAACGTATACGCTAAACGACCTGTTGGCAATGTAGGTTGCCTTATAGTTGCTTGTAAGACTGAAGATCCGAAAAGCTGCGCGTACAG aTTCAAAAAAACCGAAGAGAACATTGTTGTTGAGAAATTAGAAATAGAAATGACGACTTACAGCAAGCATTACAACAGCACATTAAATTGTGACGACATAATGTACTACCCTACTTCaatgagaaataataaatttccacTGAATCCGATAAACTTTACATATACCATGAATGAAACCCCGAAAGAATCCGAAGAAAATaacgaaattttaaaacaaaagactcGTGAacatataacatacaaattaaactCTCCTCAAAAGGAACTCGTATCGTTTGGAGTTTggggtagaatatttaatagagacggaaaaatatcatataatccaTCTAACgatgatatcaataaatacattgaaatcgaaaatcatatttttgatattggagataaaaaaaaacattaa
- the LOC125071828 gene encoding vanin-like protein 1 isoform X1 — MAGISLLIFMCLLGFSTQRSTPEDTSYTAAVVEYQVQSNSTINLKNYVVLIQDASAQGADIVVFPEMTLTRRESVVVPINGTLKEYPIPALQPEMYDEILVSISEAARQNQIYVVINVQEVLNCTDDATVEYCPERKLYLFNTNVVFDRNGAVIDRYRKINLFGEATRTPALTPDLGIFETDFGVTFGHYICFDLMFQVPAVQVVEKKNITDIVFTTMWFSEMPYLTAVQIQQAYAHSMNVNFLASGANNVGVGSAGSGIYSGKAGALISIMPGVPTTRLLVSKVPKVPGEVEGTYPGPIYDDPSTHDDLILITDPSLPSHVTRLLREESEDFTLFDKDVLCHFQVKLRKRAGATNYRYRAAAFSGVRSYSGVATGGTRMCSVFACTGDTIDTCGKRFDKFEPNTTGIFDELRITATVPEPTVNEGLNASEAAYFPISLDTAIMPLKTNDYTFEKITIFDIVTIITMDLKNFDAELYTFSVWGRQYTTDGQTATPPVEQNDDDGSSTDTTVPPATTDDDNGPGAAVTNSISVTLLVAVIMILLWQ, encoded by the exons CGCTCAACTCCTGAGGATACCAGCTACACGGCAGCGGTAGTCGAGTATCAAGTGCAATCAAATTCAACCATCAACTTGAAAAATTACGTTGTACTAATTCAAGATGCCAGTGCGCAG GGTGCAGATATCGTGGTGTTTCCTGAAATGACGCTGACAAGAAGAGAGAGTGTGGTTGTACCGATCAATGGTACACTAAAGGAGTACCCTATTCCAGCGTTACAACCTGAAATGTATGATGAG ATCCTGGTCTCCATATCAGAAGCAGCTAGACAAAACCAGATCTACGTAGTTATCAACGTACAAGAGGTTCTTAACTGCACTGACGATGCAACAGTGGAGTACTGTCCGGAACGGAAGCTGTATTTGTTCAACACTAACGTTGTTTTCGACCGAAATGGAGCTGTAATTGacag ataTCGTAAGATCAATCTATTTGGTGAAGCAACACGGACGCCTGCATTGACGCCTGACTTAGGAATATTTGAGACGGACTTTGGTGTAACGTTCGGTCACTACATATGCTTCGACCTCATGTTCCAAGTGCCAGCTGTGCAAGTGGTCGAGAAGAAAAACATCACGGATATCGTATTTACGACGATGTGGTTCTCAGAAATGCCTTATTTAACTG CTGTTCAAATTCAACAGGCGTACGCACATTCTATGAATGTAAATTTTCTTGCATCCGGAGCTAACAATGTAGGCGTTGGTAGTGCAG GGTCAGGTATCTACTCTGGAAAAGCTGGTGCCCTAATAAGTATTATGCCAGGAGTACCGACCACAAGATTGCTCGTTTCTAAAGTACCTAAAGTTCCTGGAGag GTGGAGGGTACATATCCAGGTCCAATTTACGATGATCCATCCACCCATGATGACTTGATTCTGATAACGGATCCATCTTTGCCTTCTCACGTGACGAGGTTGCTGAGGGAAGAGTCTGAAGACTTTACACTTTTCGATAAAGATGTCTTGTGTCACTTCCAAGTTAAGTTGCGCAAAAGGGCTGGAGCAACA AATTATAGATACAGAGCCGCAGCCTTCAGTGGTGTGCGAAGCTACAGCGGCGTAGCCACTGGTGGAACTAGAATGTGCTCCGTATTCGCTTGCACCGGAGACACTATTGATACTTGTGGAAAAAG ATTCGATAAATTCGAACCGAATACAACAGGAATTTTTGACGAACTTCGTATTACTGCAACTGTACCAGAACCTACAGTCAACGAGGGACTTAATGCAAGCGAAGCCGCTTACTTCCCAATATCATTAGACACAGCAATCATGCCTCTGAAAACAAATGACTatacttttgaaaaaataacaatcttTGACATAGTAACTATTATTACAATGGATTTGAAGAATTTTGATGctgaattatatacattttctgtTTGGGGTAGACAATACACAACGGATGGTCAAACAGCTACTCCACCGGTTGAACAAAACGATGACGATGGTAGTAGTACTGATACCACAGTGCCCCCCGCCACAACTGATGATGATAATGGCCCTGGGGCAGCAGTGACGAACAGTATTAGTGTAACATTATTAGTGGCAGTTATAATGATACTTTTATGGCAATGA
- the LOC125071828 gene encoding vanin-like protein 1 isoform X2, translating to MFWSLFIAFLCVSSTYQRSTPEDTSYTAAVVEYQVQSNSTINLKNYVVLIQDASAQGADIVVFPEMTLTRRESVVVPINGTLKEYPIPALQPEMYDEILVSISEAARQNQIYVVINVQEVLNCTDDATVEYCPERKLYLFNTNVVFDRNGAVIDRYRKINLFGEATRTPALTPDLGIFETDFGVTFGHYICFDLMFQVPAVQVVEKKNITDIVFTTMWFSEMPYLTAVQIQQAYAHSMNVNFLASGANNVGVGSAGSGIYSGKAGALISIMPGVPTTRLLVSKVPKVPGEVEGTYPGPIYDDPSTHDDLILITDPSLPSHVTRLLREESEDFTLFDKDVLCHFQVKLRKRAGATNYRYRAAAFSGVRSYSGVATGGTRMCSVFACTGDTIDTCGKRFDKFEPNTTGIFDELRITATVPEPTVNEGLNASEAAYFPISLDTAIMPLKTNDYTFEKITIFDIVTIITMDLKNFDAELYTFSVWGRQYTTDGQTATPPVEQNDDDGSSTDTTVPPATTDDDNGPGAAVTNSISVTLLVAVIMILLWQ from the exons CGCTCAACTCCTGAGGATACCAGCTACACGGCAGCGGTAGTCGAGTATCAAGTGCAATCAAATTCAACCATCAACTTGAAAAATTACGTTGTACTAATTCAAGATGCCAGTGCGCAG GGTGCAGATATCGTGGTGTTTCCTGAAATGACGCTGACAAGAAGAGAGAGTGTGGTTGTACCGATCAATGGTACACTAAAGGAGTACCCTATTCCAGCGTTACAACCTGAAATGTATGATGAG ATCCTGGTCTCCATATCAGAAGCAGCTAGACAAAACCAGATCTACGTAGTTATCAACGTACAAGAGGTTCTTAACTGCACTGACGATGCAACAGTGGAGTACTGTCCGGAACGGAAGCTGTATTTGTTCAACACTAACGTTGTTTTCGACCGAAATGGAGCTGTAATTGacag ataTCGTAAGATCAATCTATTTGGTGAAGCAACACGGACGCCTGCATTGACGCCTGACTTAGGAATATTTGAGACGGACTTTGGTGTAACGTTCGGTCACTACATATGCTTCGACCTCATGTTCCAAGTGCCAGCTGTGCAAGTGGTCGAGAAGAAAAACATCACGGATATCGTATTTACGACGATGTGGTTCTCAGAAATGCCTTATTTAACTG CTGTTCAAATTCAACAGGCGTACGCACATTCTATGAATGTAAATTTTCTTGCATCCGGAGCTAACAATGTAGGCGTTGGTAGTGCAG GGTCAGGTATCTACTCTGGAAAAGCTGGTGCCCTAATAAGTATTATGCCAGGAGTACCGACCACAAGATTGCTCGTTTCTAAAGTACCTAAAGTTCCTGGAGag GTGGAGGGTACATATCCAGGTCCAATTTACGATGATCCATCCACCCATGATGACTTGATTCTGATAACGGATCCATCTTTGCCTTCTCACGTGACGAGGTTGCTGAGGGAAGAGTCTGAAGACTTTACACTTTTCGATAAAGATGTCTTGTGTCACTTCCAAGTTAAGTTGCGCAAAAGGGCTGGAGCAACA AATTATAGATACAGAGCCGCAGCCTTCAGTGGTGTGCGAAGCTACAGCGGCGTAGCCACTGGTGGAACTAGAATGTGCTCCGTATTCGCTTGCACCGGAGACACTATTGATACTTGTGGAAAAAG ATTCGATAAATTCGAACCGAATACAACAGGAATTTTTGACGAACTTCGTATTACTGCAACTGTACCAGAACCTACAGTCAACGAGGGACTTAATGCAAGCGAAGCCGCTTACTTCCCAATATCATTAGACACAGCAATCATGCCTCTGAAAACAAATGACTatacttttgaaaaaataacaatcttTGACATAGTAACTATTATTACAATGGATTTGAAGAATTTTGATGctgaattatatacattttctgtTTGGGGTAGACAATACACAACGGATGGTCAAACAGCTACTCCACCGGTTGAACAAAACGATGACGATGGTAGTAGTACTGATACCACAGTGCCCCCCGCCACAACTGATGATGATAATGGCCCTGGGGCAGCAGTGACGAACAGTATTAGTGTAACATTATTAGTGGCAGTTATAATGATACTTTTATGGCAATGA
- the LOC125071746 gene encoding flotillin-2 isoform X2, producing the protein MLLLKGTLTVEEVYKDRDQFAGLVREVAAPDVGRMGIEILSFTIKDVYDDVQYLASLGKAQTAVVKRDADIGVAQANRDAGIREAECEKSAMDVKYSMDTRIEDNTRLFKLQKAQFDQEINTAKAEAALAYELQAAKIKQKIRNEEIQIEVVERRKQIEVEQQEIMRREEELTATIRLPAEAEAYRLQAIAEGKRTQTVEAAKADAERIKVLGLAEATAIGDVGKADAERMLAKAKVYKQYGDAAIMALVLEALPKIAAEVSAPLAKTDEIVLVGDNGATGEVARLAGGIPPALRTLTGLDISQVLKRLHPSTEETSLSSTTSKKKEVTAC; encoded by the exons GAACGCTTACAGTCGAAGAGGTGTACAAGGACAGAGACCAGTTCGCGGGTCTGGTTCGAGAGGTGGCGGCGCCGGACGTCGGTCGGATGGGCATCGAAATACTATCCTTCACGATCAAGGACGTGTACGATGACGTCCAGTACCTGGCGAGTTTGGGGAAGGCGCAGACGGCGGTCGTGAAGCGAGACGCTGACATTGGCGTCGCACAAGCGAACAGGGATGCCGGGATACGG GAGGCAGAATGCGAAAAAAGTGCGATGGACGTGAAGTATTCCATGGATACCAGGATAGAAGATAACACGAGGCTGTTCAAGTTGCAAAAGGCGCAGTTCGACCAGGAAATAAACACTGCT AAAGCTGAAGCCGCTTTAGCGTACGAACTGCAGGCTGcgaaaatcaaacaaaaaatacgaaACGAAGAAATACAAATCGAGGTCGTGGAGAGACGCAAACAAATAGAG GTAGAGCAACAGGAAATCATGCGACGTGAGGAGGAGCTCACGGCGACGATACGGCTCCCGGCCGAAGCGGAAGCGTATCGTTTGCAAGCGATTGCCGAAGGAAAACG AACTCAAACAGTGGAAGCGGCTAAAGCCGATGCTGAACGCATTAAGGTGCTCGGTTTAGCTGAAGCGACGGCCATCGGCGATGTGGGCAAGGCTGACGCAGAACGCATGCTCGCCAAAGCTAAGGTCTACAAGCAGTATGGAGATGCAGCCATCATGGCTCTCGTACTCGAAGCTTTGCCAAAG ATTGCGGCAGAAGTATCCGCTCCGCTAGCAAAGACGGACGAGATAGTCCTCGTCGGTGATAACGGTGCTACGGGCGAAGTGGCGCGTCTCGCTGGAGGCATCCCGCCCGCACTGCGGACCCTCACCGGGCTCGACATCTCGCAGGTGCTCAAGAGGCTGCATCCAAGCACAG aaGAAACCTCCCTCTCTTCTACCACTAGCAAGAAGAAGGaggtaacagcctgttaa
- the LOC125071746 gene encoding flotillin-2 isoform X3, giving the protein MLKRTLTVEEVYKDRDQFAGLVREVAAPDVGRMGIEILSFTIKDVYDDVQYLASLGKAQTAVVKRDADIGVAQANRDAGIREAECEKSAMDVKYSMDTRIEDNTRLFKLQKAQFDQEINTAKAEAALAYELQAAKIKQKIRNEEIQIEVVERRKQIEVEQQEIMRREEELTATIRLPAEAEAYRLQAIAEGKRTQTVEAAKADAERIKVLGLAEATAIGDVGKADAERMLAKAKVYKQYGDAAIMALVLEALPKIAAEVSAPLAKTDEIVLVGDNGATGEVARLAGGIPPALRTLTGLDISQVLKRLHPSTEETSLSSTTSKKKEVTAC; this is encoded by the exons GAACGCTTACAGTCGAAGAGGTGTACAAGGACAGAGACCAGTTCGCGGGTCTGGTTCGAGAGGTGGCGGCGCCGGACGTCGGTCGGATGGGCATCGAAATACTATCCTTCACGATCAAGGACGTGTACGATGACGTCCAGTACCTGGCGAGTTTGGGGAAGGCGCAGACGGCGGTCGTGAAGCGAGACGCTGACATTGGCGTCGCACAAGCGAACAGGGATGCCGGGATACGG GAGGCAGAATGCGAAAAAAGTGCGATGGACGTGAAGTATTCCATGGATACCAGGATAGAAGATAACACGAGGCTGTTCAAGTTGCAAAAGGCGCAGTTCGACCAGGAAATAAACACTGCT AAAGCTGAAGCCGCTTTAGCGTACGAACTGCAGGCTGcgaaaatcaaacaaaaaatacgaaACGAAGAAATACAAATCGAGGTCGTGGAGAGACGCAAACAAATAGAG GTAGAGCAACAGGAAATCATGCGACGTGAGGAGGAGCTCACGGCGACGATACGGCTCCCGGCCGAAGCGGAAGCGTATCGTTTGCAAGCGATTGCCGAAGGAAAACG AACTCAAACAGTGGAAGCGGCTAAAGCCGATGCTGAACGCATTAAGGTGCTCGGTTTAGCTGAAGCGACGGCCATCGGCGATGTGGGCAAGGCTGACGCAGAACGCATGCTCGCCAAAGCTAAGGTCTACAAGCAGTATGGAGATGCAGCCATCATGGCTCTCGTACTCGAAGCTTTGCCAAAG ATTGCGGCAGAAGTATCCGCTCCGCTAGCAAAGACGGACGAGATAGTCCTCGTCGGTGATAACGGTGCTACGGGCGAAGTGGCGCGTCTCGCTGGAGGCATCCCGCCCGCACTGCGGACCCTCACCGGGCTCGACATCTCGCAGGTGCTCAAGAGGCTGCATCCAAGCACAG aaGAAACCTCCCTCTCTTCTACCACTAGCAAGAAGAAGGaggtaacagcctgttaa